The following proteins are encoded in a genomic region of Poecilia reticulata strain Guanapo linkage group LG11, Guppy_female_1.0+MT, whole genome shotgun sequence:
- the LOC103473005 gene encoding dentin sialophosphoprotein-like isoform X7, whose protein sequence is MKVRQTVRMDSSTASSMVAHRSAGKESSSSDEEEFVPLSKLLMRPHSDDKKSCDNAQGNANSRKSGASDNSSDDEPPKKPAATERKETSPARSDASEARNSDSNAADDSDNEPQVKTSKPSARAAKKKPVGRKKKASDDSSDDESLQEKKKPAAKDKKETSPPPKSDASEDRKSADDSDNEPPVKTXRPSARSXKKKPAGRKKKDDSDDDEPLTKKKKPAAKDKKETSPPKSDQSEDRNSDSNADDDSDYEPQVKTSKPSPRAVKKKKTPGRKKKPAGRKKKASDDSSDDEWLQEKKKPAAKDKKETSPPQKSDASEDRKSADDSDNEPPVKTSRPSARSAKKKPAGRKKKASDDSSDNESLKEKRKPAGRKKKASDDSSDDESLQEKKKPAAKDKKETSPPPKSDASEDRKSADDSDNEPPVKTSRPSARSVKKKPAGRKKKDASDDDEPLTKKKKPAAKDKKETSPPKSDQSEDRNSDSNADDDSDYDHQVKTSKPPARSAKKKQTPGRKKKPAGRKQKAPSERDESSDDEPLSKVAQELPAKRKRKPVQLFSKSSPVVKSKRNASRRSVNYAETSSEHSSDDEQLLVTKKTTNDSSRRATASKQKSLKDASSSEDDGSPRRKPSQESTKSKRLRGRPTKKASGNWDDDDSSDDEAAANRSNQRTKSRTKASTRKRRNQKQKTWKDVPSSISDEEAAIRTAKHTEVTRKVKVALQRCDGEDKESAAAAAAAKPTTEEEETEEKSTAEKSSEEE, encoded by the exons ATGAAAGTGAGACAGACCGTGAGGATGGACTCCAGCACTGCTAGCAGCATGGTGGCCCACCGATCTGCAG GGAAGGAAAGCTCCAGCTCTGATGAAGAGGAGTTCGTCCCGCTGTCGAAGCTCCTCATGAGGCCGCATAGCGACGACAAGAAGTCATGTGACAACGCCCAAGGCAACGCCAACTCGAGGAAGAGCGGAG CTTCGGATAATTCATCAGACGACGAGCCGCCAAAGAAACCAGCAGCGACGGAGAGAAAGGAAACTTCTCCTGCCAGATCTGACGCCTCAGAGGCCAGAAACTCCG attCCAACGCAGCTGACGACTCCGATAACGAGCCTCAGGTGAAAACATCCAAACCTTCAGCCAGAGCAGCGAAGAAGAAACCGGTCGGGAGGAAGAAGAAAG CTTCAGATGATTCCTCAGATGACGAGTCTctacaagagaagaagaaaccagcagcaaaagacaaaaaggaaactTCTCCTCCTCCCAAATCTGACGCCTCAGAGGACAGGAAGTCGGCTGATGACTCYGATAACGAGCCTCCGGTGAAAACAYCCAGACCTTCAGCCAGATCAGYGAAGAAGAAACCAGCAGGCAGGAAGAAGAAAG ACGACTCCGACGACGACGAGCCGCTgaccaagaagaagaaaccagcagcgaaagacaaaaaggaaactTCTCCTCCCAAATCTGACCAGTCAGAGGACAGAAACTCTG aTTCAAACGCAGATGATGACTCTGACTACGAGCCTCAGGTGAAAACATCCAAACCTTCACCCAGAgcagtgaagaagaagaaaaccccAGGGAGGAAGAAGAAACCAGCGGGCAGGAAGAAGAAAG CGTCAGATGATTCCTCGGATGACGAGTGGctacaagagaagaagaaaccagcagcaaaagacaaaaaggaaactTCTCCTCCTCAAAAATCTGACGCCTCAGAGGACAGGAAGTCGGCTGATGACTCCGATAACGAGCCTCCGGTGAAAACATCCAGACCTTCAGCCAGATCAGCGAAGAAGAAACCAGCAGGCAGGAAGAAGAAAG ctTCAGATGACTCCTCAGACAACGAGTCGCTAAAAGAGAAGAGGAAACCAGCAGGCAGGAAGAAGAAAG CTTCAGATGAYTCCTCRGATGACGAGTCKctacaagagaagaagaaaccagcagcaaaagacaaaaaggaaactTCTCCTCCTCCCAAATCTGACGCCTCAGAGGACAGGAAGTCGGCTGATGACTCCGATAACGAGCCTCCGGTGAAAACATCCAGACCTTCAGCCAGATCAGTGAAGAAGAAACCAGCAGGCAGGAAGAAGAAAG ACGCCTCCGACGACGACGAGCCGCTgaccaagaagaagaaaccagcagcgaaagacaaaaaggaaactTCTCCTCCCAAGTCCGACCAATCAGAGGACAGAAACTCTG aTTCAAACGCAGATGATGACTCTGACTACGATCATCAGGTGAAAACATCCAAACCTCCAGCCAGGTCAGCGAAGAAGAAACAAACTCCAGGGAGGAAGAAGAAACCAGCGGGCAGGAAGCAGAAAG cGCCGTCAGAGCGCGACGAAAGCTCCGACGACGAGCCGTTAAGCAAAGTTGCTCAGGAACTTCCTgcgaagaggaagaggaaacccGTCCAGCTGTTCTCTAAATCCTCTCCGGTTGTGAAATCCAAGAGGAACGCCTCCAGGAGGAGCG taaactaCGCCGAGACGTCGAGTGAGCACAGCTCTGATGACGAGCAGCTGCTTgtgacgaagaagacgacaaacGACTCATCCAGGAGAGCGACGGCTTCCAAACAAAAATCCCTAAAAG atgcttcGTCTTCCGAAGACGACGGCTCTCCCCGACGGAAACCGAGTCAGGAATCCACGAAGAGCAAGAGGCTGCGAGGAAGACCGACGAAGAAGGCCTcag GAAACTGGGATGACGACGACAGCTCAGATGACGAAGCTGCGGCGAATCGCTCCAACCAGAgaacaaagagcagaacaaaagcTTCGACCCGGAAACGGAGGAATCAGAAGCAGAAAACGTGGAAAG acgTGCCGAGCAGCATTTCAGACGAGGAGGCTGCGATCCGAACAGCCAAACACACAGAAGTGACCAGAAAGGTGAAAGTCGCTCTGCAGAGGTGTGACGGTGAAGACAAAGAGTCCGctgcagccgccgccgccgccaaaCCCACAACAG aagaagaagagaccGAAGAAAAGTCGACAGCAGAAAAATCCTCTGAGGAGGAATAA
- the LOC103473005 gene encoding transcriptional regulator ATRX homolog isoform X12 — MKVRQTVRMDSSTASSMVAHRSAGKESSSSDEEEFVPLSKLLMRPHSDDKKSCDNAQGNANSRKSGASDNSSDDEPPKKPAATERKETSPARSDASEARNSDSNAADDSDNEPQVKTSKPSARAAKKKPVGRKKKASDDSSDDESLQEKKKPAAKDKKETSPPPKSDASEDRKSADDSDNEPPVKTXRPSARSXKKKPAGRKKKASDDSSDDEWLQEKKKPAAKDKKETSPPQKSDASEDRKSADDSDNEPPVKTSRPSARSAKKKPAGRKKKASDDSSDNESLKEKRKPAGRKKKASDDSSDDESLQEKKKPAAKDKKETSPPPKSDASEDRKSADDSDNEPPVKTSRPSARSVKKKPAGRKKKDASDDDEPLTKKKKPAAKDKKETSPPKSDQSEDRNSDSNADDDSDYDHQVKTSKPPARSAKKKQTPGRKKKPAGRKQKAPSERDESSDDEPLSKVAQELPAKRKRKPVQLFSKSSPVVKSKRNASRRSVNYAETSSEHSSDDEQLLVTKKTTNDSSRRATASKQKSLKDASSSEDDGSPRRKPSQESTKSKRLRGRPTKKASGNWDDDDSSDDEAAANRSNQRTKSRTKASTRKRRNQKQKTWKDVPSSISDEEAAIRTAKHTEVTRKVKVALQRCDGEDKESAAAAAAAKPTTEEEETEEKSTAEKSSEEE; from the exons ATGAAAGTGAGACAGACCGTGAGGATGGACTCCAGCACTGCTAGCAGCATGGTGGCCCACCGATCTGCAG GGAAGGAAAGCTCCAGCTCTGATGAAGAGGAGTTCGTCCCGCTGTCGAAGCTCCTCATGAGGCCGCATAGCGACGACAAGAAGTCATGTGACAACGCCCAAGGCAACGCCAACTCGAGGAAGAGCGGAG CTTCGGATAATTCATCAGACGACGAGCCGCCAAAGAAACCAGCAGCGACGGAGAGAAAGGAAACTTCTCCTGCCAGATCTGACGCCTCAGAGGCCAGAAACTCCG attCCAACGCAGCTGACGACTCCGATAACGAGCCTCAGGTGAAAACATCCAAACCTTCAGCCAGAGCAGCGAAGAAGAAACCGGTCGGGAGGAAGAAGAAAG CTTCAGATGATTCCTCAGATGACGAGTCTctacaagagaagaagaaaccagcagcaaaagacaaaaaggaaactTCTCCTCCTCCCAAATCTGACGCCTCAGAGGACAGGAAGTCGGCTGATGACTCYGATAACGAGCCTCCGGTGAAAACAYCCAGACCTTCAGCCAGATCAGYGAAGAAGAAACCAGCAGGCAGGAAGAAGAAAG CGTCAGATGATTCCTCGGATGACGAGTGGctacaagagaagaagaaaccagcagcaaaagacaaaaaggaaactTCTCCTCCTCAAAAATCTGACGCCTCAGAGGACAGGAAGTCGGCTGATGACTCCGATAACGAGCCTCCGGTGAAAACATCCAGACCTTCAGCCAGATCAGCGAAGAAGAAACCAGCAGGCAGGAAGAAGAAAG ctTCAGATGACTCCTCAGACAACGAGTCGCTAAAAGAGAAGAGGAAACCAGCAGGCAGGAAGAAGAAAG CTTCAGATGAYTCCTCRGATGACGAGTCKctacaagagaagaagaaaccagcagcaaaagacaaaaaggaaactTCTCCTCCTCCCAAATCTGACGCCTCAGAGGACAGGAAGTCGGCTGATGACTCCGATAACGAGCCTCCGGTGAAAACATCCAGACCTTCAGCCAGATCAGTGAAGAAGAAACCAGCAGGCAGGAAGAAGAAAG ACGCCTCCGACGACGACGAGCCGCTgaccaagaagaagaaaccagcagcgaaagacaaaaaggaaactTCTCCTCCCAAGTCCGACCAATCAGAGGACAGAAACTCTG aTTCAAACGCAGATGATGACTCTGACTACGATCATCAGGTGAAAACATCCAAACCTCCAGCCAGGTCAGCGAAGAAGAAACAAACTCCAGGGAGGAAGAAGAAACCAGCGGGCAGGAAGCAGAAAG cGCCGTCAGAGCGCGACGAAAGCTCCGACGACGAGCCGTTAAGCAAAGTTGCTCAGGAACTTCCTgcgaagaggaagaggaaacccGTCCAGCTGTTCTCTAAATCCTCTCCGGTTGTGAAATCCAAGAGGAACGCCTCCAGGAGGAGCG taaactaCGCCGAGACGTCGAGTGAGCACAGCTCTGATGACGAGCAGCTGCTTgtgacgaagaagacgacaaacGACTCATCCAGGAGAGCGACGGCTTCCAAACAAAAATCCCTAAAAG atgcttcGTCTTCCGAAGACGACGGCTCTCCCCGACGGAAACCGAGTCAGGAATCCACGAAGAGCAAGAGGCTGCGAGGAAGACCGACGAAGAAGGCCTcag GAAACTGGGATGACGACGACAGCTCAGATGACGAAGCTGCGGCGAATCGCTCCAACCAGAgaacaaagagcagaacaaaagcTTCGACCCGGAAACGGAGGAATCAGAAGCAGAAAACGTGGAAAG acgTGCCGAGCAGCATTTCAGACGAGGAGGCTGCGATCCGAACAGCCAAACACACAGAAGTGACCAGAAAGGTGAAAGTCGCTCTGCAGAGGTGTGACGGTGAAGACAAAGAGTCCGctgcagccgccgccgccgccaaaCCCACAACAG aagaagaagagaccGAAGAAAAGTCGACAGCAGAAAAATCCTCTGAGGAGGAATAA
- the LOC103473005 gene encoding transcriptional regulator ATRX homolog isoform X10, with the protein MKVRQTVRMDSSTASSMVAHRSAGKESSSSDEEEFVPLSKLLMRPHSDDKKSCDNAQGNANSRKSGASDNSSDDEPPKKPAATERKETSPARSDASEARNSDSNAADDSDNEPQVKTSKPSARAAKKKPVGRKKKASDDSSDDESLQEKKKPAAKDKKETSPPPKSDASEDRKSADDSDNEPPVKTXRPSARSXKKKPAGRKKKASDDSSDDESLQEKKKPAAKDKKETSPPPKSDASEDRKSADDSDNEPPVKTCRPSARSVKKKPAGRKKKASDDSSDNESLKEKRKPAGRKKKASDDSDDDEPLTKKKKPAAKDKKETSPPKSDQSEDRNSDSNADDDSDYEPQVKTSKPSPRAVKKKKTPGRKKKPAGRKKKDASDDDEPLTKKKKPAAKDKKETSPPKSDQSEDRNSDSNADDDSDYDHQVKTSKPPARSAKKKQTPGRKKKPAGRKQKAPSERDESSDDEPLSKVAQELPAKRKRKPVQLFSKSSPVVKSKRNASRRSVNYAETSSEHSSDDEQLLVTKKTTNDSSRRATASKQKSLKDASSSEDDGSPRRKPSQESTKSKRLRGRPTKKASGNWDDDDSSDDEAAANRSNQRTKSRTKASTRKRRNQKQKTWKDVPSSISDEEAAIRTAKHTEVTRKVKVALQRCDGEDKESAAAAAAAKPTTEEEETEEKSTAEKSSEEE; encoded by the exons ATGAAAGTGAGACAGACCGTGAGGATGGACTCCAGCACTGCTAGCAGCATGGTGGCCCACCGATCTGCAG GGAAGGAAAGCTCCAGCTCTGATGAAGAGGAGTTCGTCCCGCTGTCGAAGCTCCTCATGAGGCCGCATAGCGACGACAAGAAGTCATGTGACAACGCCCAAGGCAACGCCAACTCGAGGAAGAGCGGAG CTTCGGATAATTCATCAGACGACGAGCCGCCAAAGAAACCAGCAGCGACGGAGAGAAAGGAAACTTCTCCTGCCAGATCTGACGCCTCAGAGGCCAGAAACTCCG attCCAACGCAGCTGACGACTCCGATAACGAGCCTCAGGTGAAAACATCCAAACCTTCAGCCAGAGCAGCGAAGAAGAAACCGGTCGGGAGGAAGAAGAAAG CTTCAGATGATTCCTCAGATGACGAGTCTctacaagagaagaagaaaccagcagcaaaagacaaaaaggaaactTCTCCTCCTCCCAAATCTGACGCCTCAGAGGACAGGAAGTCGGCTGATGACTCYGATAACGAGCCTCCGGTGAAAACAYCCAGACCTTCAGCCAGATCAGYGAAGAAGAAACCAGCAGGCAGGAAGAAGAAAG CTTCAGATGACTCCTCGGATGACGAGTCGctacaagagaagaagaaaccagcagcaaaagacaaaaaggaaactTCTCCTCCTCCCAAATCTGACGCCTCAGAGGACAGGAAGTCGGCTGATGACTCTGATAACGAGCCTCCGGTGAAAACATGCAGACCTTCAGCCAGATCAGTGAAGAAGAAACCAGCAGGCAGGAAGAAGAAAG ctTCAGATGACTCCTCAGACAACGAGTCGCTAAAAGAGAAGAGGAAACCAGCAGGCAGGAAGAAGAAAG CTTCAGACGACTCCGACGACGACGAGCCGCTgaccaagaagaagaaaccagcagcgaaagacaaaaaggaaactTCTCCTCCCAAATCTGACCAGTCAGAGGACAGAAACTCTG aTTCAAACGCAGATGATGACTCTGACTACGAGCCTCAGGTGAAAACATCCAAACCTTCACCCAGAgcagtgaagaagaagaaaaccccAGGGAGGAAGAAGAAACCAGCGGGCAGGAAGAAGAAAG ACGCCTCCGACGACGACGAGCCGCTgaccaagaagaagaaaccagcagcgaaagacaaaaaggaaactTCTCCTCCCAAGTCCGACCAATCAGAGGACAGAAACTCTG aTTCAAACGCAGATGATGACTCTGACTACGATCATCAGGTGAAAACATCCAAACCTCCAGCCAGGTCAGCGAAGAAGAAACAAACTCCAGGGAGGAAGAAGAAACCAGCGGGCAGGAAGCAGAAAG cGCCGTCAGAGCGCGACGAAAGCTCCGACGACGAGCCGTTAAGCAAAGTTGCTCAGGAACTTCCTgcgaagaggaagaggaaacccGTCCAGCTGTTCTCTAAATCCTCTCCGGTTGTGAAATCCAAGAGGAACGCCTCCAGGAGGAGCG taaactaCGCCGAGACGTCGAGTGAGCACAGCTCTGATGACGAGCAGCTGCTTgtgacgaagaagacgacaaacGACTCATCCAGGAGAGCGACGGCTTCCAAACAAAAATCCCTAAAAG atgcttcGTCTTCCGAAGACGACGGCTCTCCCCGACGGAAACCGAGTCAGGAATCCACGAAGAGCAAGAGGCTGCGAGGAAGACCGACGAAGAAGGCCTcag GAAACTGGGATGACGACGACAGCTCAGATGACGAAGCTGCGGCGAATCGCTCCAACCAGAgaacaaagagcagaacaaaagcTTCGACCCGGAAACGGAGGAATCAGAAGCAGAAAACGTGGAAAG acgTGCCGAGCAGCATTTCAGACGAGGAGGCTGCGATCCGAACAGCCAAACACACAGAAGTGACCAGAAAGGTGAAAGTCGCTCTGCAGAGGTGTGACGGTGAAGACAAAGAGTCCGctgcagccgccgccgccgccaaaCCCACAACAG aagaagaagagaccGAAGAAAAGTCGACAGCAGAAAAATCCTCTGAGGAGGAATAA
- the LOC103473005 gene encoding nucleolar and coiled-body phosphoprotein 1-like isoform X1, which translates to MKVRQTVRMDSSTASSMVAHRSAGKESSSSDEEEFVPLSKLLMRPHSDDKKSCDNAQGNANSRKSGASDNSSDDEPPKKPAATERKETSPARSDASEARNSDSNAADDSDNEPQVKTSKPSARAAKKKPVGRKKKASDDSSDDESLQEKKKPAAKDKKETSPPPKSDASEDRKSADDSDNEPPVKTXRPSARSXKKKPAGRKKKASDDSSDDESLQEKKKPAAKDKKETSPPPKSDASEDRKSADDSDNEPPVKTCRPSARSVKKKPAGRKKKASDDSSDNESLKEKRKPAGRKKKASDDSDDDEPLTKKKKPAAKDKKETSPPKSDQSEDRNSDSNADDDSDYEPQVKTSKPSPRAVKKKKTPGRKKKPAGRKKKASDDSSDDEWLQEKKKPAAKDKKETSPPQKSDASEDRKSADDSDNEPPVKTSRPSARSAKKKPAGRKKKASDDSSDNESLKEKRKPAGRKKKASDDSSDDESLQEKKKPAAKDKKETSPPPKSDASEDRKSADDSDNEPPVKTSRPSARSVKKKPAGRKKKDASDDDEPLTKKKKPAAKDKKETSPPKSDQSEDRNSDSNADDDSDYDHQVKTSKPPARSAKKKQTPGRKKKPAGRKQKAPSERDESSDDEPLSKVAQELPAKRKRKPVQLFSKSSPVVKSKRNASRRSVNYAETSSEHSSDDEQLLVTKKTTNDSSRRATASKQKSLKDASSSEDDGSPRRKPSQESTKSKRLRGRPTKKASGNWDDDDSSDDEAAANRSNQRTKSRTKASTRKRRNQKQKTWKDVPSSISDEEAAIRTAKHTEVTRKVKVALQRCDGEDKESAAAAAAAKPTTEEEETEEKSTAEKSSEEE; encoded by the exons ATGAAAGTGAGACAGACCGTGAGGATGGACTCCAGCACTGCTAGCAGCATGGTGGCCCACCGATCTGCAG GGAAGGAAAGCTCCAGCTCTGATGAAGAGGAGTTCGTCCCGCTGTCGAAGCTCCTCATGAGGCCGCATAGCGACGACAAGAAGTCATGTGACAACGCCCAAGGCAACGCCAACTCGAGGAAGAGCGGAG CTTCGGATAATTCATCAGACGACGAGCCGCCAAAGAAACCAGCAGCGACGGAGAGAAAGGAAACTTCTCCTGCCAGATCTGACGCCTCAGAGGCCAGAAACTCCG attCCAACGCAGCTGACGACTCCGATAACGAGCCTCAGGTGAAAACATCCAAACCTTCAGCCAGAGCAGCGAAGAAGAAACCGGTCGGGAGGAAGAAGAAAG CTTCAGATGATTCCTCAGATGACGAGTCTctacaagagaagaagaaaccagcagcaaaagacaaaaaggaaactTCTCCTCCTCCCAAATCTGACGCCTCAGAGGACAGGAAGTCGGCTGATGACTCYGATAACGAGCCTCCGGTGAAAACAYCCAGACCTTCAGCCAGATCAGYGAAGAAGAAACCAGCAGGCAGGAAGAAGAAAG CTTCAGATGACTCCTCGGATGACGAGTCGctacaagagaagaagaaaccagcagcaaaagacaaaaaggaaactTCTCCTCCTCCCAAATCTGACGCCTCAGAGGACAGGAAGTCGGCTGATGACTCTGATAACGAGCCTCCGGTGAAAACATGCAGACCTTCAGCCAGATCAGTGAAGAAGAAACCAGCAGGCAGGAAGAAGAAAG ctTCAGATGACTCCTCAGACAACGAGTCGCTAAAAGAGAAGAGGAAACCAGCAGGCAGGAAGAAGAAAG CTTCAGACGACTCCGACGACGACGAGCCGCTgaccaagaagaagaaaccagcagcgaaagacaaaaaggaaactTCTCCTCCCAAATCTGACCAGTCAGAGGACAGAAACTCTG aTTCAAACGCAGATGATGACTCTGACTACGAGCCTCAGGTGAAAACATCCAAACCTTCACCCAGAgcagtgaagaagaagaaaaccccAGGGAGGAAGAAGAAACCAGCGGGCAGGAAGAAGAAAG CGTCAGATGATTCCTCGGATGACGAGTGGctacaagagaagaagaaaccagcagcaaaagacaaaaaggaaactTCTCCTCCTCAAAAATCTGACGCCTCAGAGGACAGGAAGTCGGCTGATGACTCCGATAACGAGCCTCCGGTGAAAACATCCAGACCTTCAGCCAGATCAGCGAAGAAGAAACCAGCAGGCAGGAAGAAGAAAG ctTCAGATGACTCCTCAGACAACGAGTCGCTAAAAGAGAAGAGGAAACCAGCAGGCAGGAAGAAGAAAG CTTCAGATGAYTCCTCRGATGACGAGTCKctacaagagaagaagaaaccagcagcaaaagacaaaaaggaaactTCTCCTCCTCCCAAATCTGACGCCTCAGAGGACAGGAAGTCGGCTGATGACTCCGATAACGAGCCTCCGGTGAAAACATCCAGACCTTCAGCCAGATCAGTGAAGAAGAAACCAGCAGGCAGGAAGAAGAAAG ACGCCTCCGACGACGACGAGCCGCTgaccaagaagaagaaaccagcagcgaaagacaaaaaggaaactTCTCCTCCCAAGTCCGACCAATCAGAGGACAGAAACTCTG aTTCAAACGCAGATGATGACTCTGACTACGATCATCAGGTGAAAACATCCAAACCTCCAGCCAGGTCAGCGAAGAAGAAACAAACTCCAGGGAGGAAGAAGAAACCAGCGGGCAGGAAGCAGAAAG cGCCGTCAGAGCGCGACGAAAGCTCCGACGACGAGCCGTTAAGCAAAGTTGCTCAGGAACTTCCTgcgaagaggaagaggaaacccGTCCAGCTGTTCTCTAAATCCTCTCCGGTTGTGAAATCCAAGAGGAACGCCTCCAGGAGGAGCG taaactaCGCCGAGACGTCGAGTGAGCACAGCTCTGATGACGAGCAGCTGCTTgtgacgaagaagacgacaaacGACTCATCCAGGAGAGCGACGGCTTCCAAACAAAAATCCCTAAAAG atgcttcGTCTTCCGAAGACGACGGCTCTCCCCGACGGAAACCGAGTCAGGAATCCACGAAGAGCAAGAGGCTGCGAGGAAGACCGACGAAGAAGGCCTcag GAAACTGGGATGACGACGACAGCTCAGATGACGAAGCTGCGGCGAATCGCTCCAACCAGAgaacaaagagcagaacaaaagcTTCGACCCGGAAACGGAGGAATCAGAAGCAGAAAACGTGGAAAG acgTGCCGAGCAGCATTTCAGACGAGGAGGCTGCGATCCGAACAGCCAAACACACAGAAGTGACCAGAAAGGTGAAAGTCGCTCTGCAGAGGTGTGACGGTGAAGACAAAGAGTCCGctgcagccgccgccgccgccaaaCCCACAACAG aagaagaagagaccGAAGAAAAGTCGACAGCAGAAAAATCCTCTGAGGAGGAATAA
- the LOC103473005 gene encoding nucleolin 2-like isoform X13 encodes MKVRQTVRMDSSTASSMVAHRSAGKESSSSDEEEFVPLSKLLMRPHSDDKKSCDNAQGNANSRKSGASDNSSDDEPPKKPAATERKETSPARSDASEARNSDSNAADDSDNEPQVKTSKPSARAAKKKPVGRKKKASDDSSDDESLQEKKKPAAKDKKETSPPPKSDASEDRKSADDSDNEPPVKTCRPSARSVKKKPAGRKKKASDDSSDNESLKEKRKPAGRKKKASDDSDDDEPLTKKKKPAAKDKKETSPPKSDQSEDRNSDSNADDDSDYEPQVKTSKPSPRAVKKKKTPGRKKKPAGRKKKDASDDDEPLTKKKKPAAKDKKETSPPKSDQSEDRNSDSNADDDSDYDHQVKTSKPPARSAKKKQTPGRKKKPAGRKQKAPSERDESSDDEPLSKVAQELPAKRKRKPVQLFSKSSPVVKSKRNASRRSVNYAETSSEHSSDDEQLLVTKKTTNDSSRRATASKQKSLKDASSSEDDGSPRRKPSQESTKSKRLRGRPTKKASGNWDDDDSSDDEAAANRSNQRTKSRTKASTRKRRNQKQKTWKDVPSSISDEEAAIRTAKHTEVTRKVKVALQRCDGEDKESAAAAAAAKPTTEEEETEEKSTAEKSSEEE; translated from the exons ATGAAAGTGAGACAGACCGTGAGGATGGACTCCAGCACTGCTAGCAGCATGGTGGCCCACCGATCTGCAG GGAAGGAAAGCTCCAGCTCTGATGAAGAGGAGTTCGTCCCGCTGTCGAAGCTCCTCATGAGGCCGCATAGCGACGACAAGAAGTCATGTGACAACGCCCAAGGCAACGCCAACTCGAGGAAGAGCGGAG CTTCGGATAATTCATCAGACGACGAGCCGCCAAAGAAACCAGCAGCGACGGAGAGAAAGGAAACTTCTCCTGCCAGATCTGACGCCTCAGAGGCCAGAAACTCCG attCCAACGCAGCTGACGACTCCGATAACGAGCCTCAGGTGAAAACATCCAAACCTTCAGCCAGAGCAGCGAAGAAGAAACCGGTCGGGAGGAAGAAGAAAG CTTCAGATGACTCCTCGGATGACGAGTCGctacaagagaagaagaaaccagcagcaaaagacaaaaaggaaactTCTCCTCCTCCCAAATCTGACGCCTCAGAGGACAGGAAGTCGGCTGATGACTCTGATAACGAGCCTCCGGTGAAAACATGCAGACCTTCAGCCAGATCAGTGAAGAAGAAACCAGCAGGCAGGAAGAAGAAAG ctTCAGATGACTCCTCAGACAACGAGTCGCTAAAAGAGAAGAGGAAACCAGCAGGCAGGAAGAAGAAAG CTTCAGACGACTCCGACGACGACGAGCCGCTgaccaagaagaagaaaccagcagcgaaagacaaaaaggaaactTCTCCTCCCAAATCTGACCAGTCAGAGGACAGAAACTCTG aTTCAAACGCAGATGATGACTCTGACTACGAGCCTCAGGTGAAAACATCCAAACCTTCACCCAGAgcagtgaagaagaagaaaaccccAGGGAGGAAGAAGAAACCAGCGGGCAGGAAGAAGAAAG ACGCCTCCGACGACGACGAGCCGCTgaccaagaagaagaaaccagcagcgaaagacaaaaaggaaactTCTCCTCCCAAGTCCGACCAATCAGAGGACAGAAACTCTG aTTCAAACGCAGATGATGACTCTGACTACGATCATCAGGTGAAAACATCCAAACCTCCAGCCAGGTCAGCGAAGAAGAAACAAACTCCAGGGAGGAAGAAGAAACCAGCGGGCAGGAAGCAGAAAG cGCCGTCAGAGCGCGACGAAAGCTCCGACGACGAGCCGTTAAGCAAAGTTGCTCAGGAACTTCCTgcgaagaggaagaggaaacccGTCCAGCTGTTCTCTAAATCCTCTCCGGTTGTGAAATCCAAGAGGAACGCCTCCAGGAGGAGCG taaactaCGCCGAGACGTCGAGTGAGCACAGCTCTGATGACGAGCAGCTGCTTgtgacgaagaagacgacaaacGACTCATCCAGGAGAGCGACGGCTTCCAAACAAAAATCCCTAAAAG atgcttcGTCTTCCGAAGACGACGGCTCTCCCCGACGGAAACCGAGTCAGGAATCCACGAAGAGCAAGAGGCTGCGAGGAAGACCGACGAAGAAGGCCTcag GAAACTGGGATGACGACGACAGCTCAGATGACGAAGCTGCGGCGAATCGCTCCAACCAGAgaacaaagagcagaacaaaagcTTCGACCCGGAAACGGAGGAATCAGAAGCAGAAAACGTGGAAAG acgTGCCGAGCAGCATTTCAGACGAGGAGGCTGCGATCCGAACAGCCAAACACACAGAAGTGACCAGAAAGGTGAAAGTCGCTCTGCAGAGGTGTGACGGTGAAGACAAAGAGTCCGctgcagccgccgccgccgccaaaCCCACAACAG aagaagaagagaccGAAGAAAAGTCGACAGCAGAAAAATCCTCTGAGGAGGAATAA